A section of the Oryzias latipes chromosome 8, ASM223467v1 genome encodes:
- the LOC111947739 gene encoding uncharacterized protein LOC111947739 isoform X2, translating into MTERTGHSPDPADPEGLRFAVTQQGIALGRQAESLNQMATVQQDLFRRLDGISHALMDLTGQQSSIAAASTSFSATGSPGPAIANAANENIRLQPEVFHGDVKACGGFLLQCRLIFQQAPRHYHADQSKITLIVNSLRAPQGGRSYSPITSSQATQQISQRTPGGTYANRTLQTYT; encoded by the exons atgacagaacggactggccatagcccagacccagctgacccggaaggactccgcttCGCAGTCACGCAGCAGGGGATTGCTCTGGGACGCCAAGCGGAATCACTGAACCAGATGGCCACCGTCCAGCAGGATCTTTTCCGTCGGCTGGATGGAATATCTCATGCCCTAATGGACCTTACCGGTCAGCAATCTTCCATCGCCGCAGCCAGCACCTCCTTCTCCGCTACCGGAAGTCCGGGCCCCGCTATCGCTAACGCAGCTAATGAAAACATCCGGCTTCAACCCGAGGTCTTCCATGGTGACGTCAAAGCATGCGGGGGTTTCCTCCTACAATGTCGGCTAATTTTCCAGCAGGCTCCGCGACATTACCACGCCGATCAAAGCAAAATAACCCTCATCGTGAACTCTCTTAGGG CCCCGCAAGGAGGAAGAAGCTACTCGCCGATTACTAGCTCTCAGGCAACGCAGCAGATCA GTCAGAGGACCCCCGGAGGAACCTATGCAAATAGGACACTCCAAACTTACACCTGA
- the LOC111947739 gene encoding uncharacterized protein LOC111947739 isoform X1: protein MTERTGHSPDPADPEGLRFAVTQQGIALGRQAESLNQMATVQQDLFRRLDGISHALMDLTGQQSSIAAASTSFSATGSPGPAIANAANENIRLQPEVFHGDVKACGGFLLQCRLIFQQAPRHYHADQSKITLIVNSLRGKALQWAQAFLTANPIHQVPFERFINEFCLVFDQPRKEEEATRRLLALRQRSRSVRGPPEEPMQIGHSKLTPEERQRRRDEGTCFYCGQSGHLVHQCTLRLNAKTPR from the exons atgacagaacggactggccatagcccagacccagctgacccggaaggactccgcttCGCAGTCACGCAGCAGGGGATTGCTCTGGGACGCCAAGCGGAATCACTGAACCAGATGGCCACCGTCCAGCAGGATCTTTTCCGTCGGCTGGATGGAATATCTCATGCCCTAATGGACCTTACCGGTCAGCAATCTTCCATCGCCGCAGCCAGCACCTCCTTCTCCGCTACCGGAAGTCCGGGCCCCGCTATCGCTAACGCAGCTAATGAAAACATCCGGCTTCAACCCGAGGTCTTCCATGGTGACGTCAAAGCATGCGGGGGTTTCCTCCTACAATGTCGGCTAATTTTCCAGCAGGCTCCGCGACATTACCACGCCGATCAAAGCAAAATAACCCTCATCGTGAACTCTCTTAGGGGTAAGGCGCTCCAATGGGCGCAGGCTTTTCTTACTGCCAATCCCATACACCAGGTCCCATTCGAGCGTTTCATAAATGAGTTTTGTCTGGTGTTCGACCAGCCCCGCAAGGAGGAAGAAGCTACTCGCCGATTACTAGCTCTCAGGCAACGCAGCAGATCA GTCAGAGGACCCCCGGAGGAACCTATGCAAATAGGACACTCCAAACTTACACCTGAGGAGCGGCAGAGACGTAGAGACGAAGGTACCTGTTTTTACTGTGGACAGTCGGGTCATCTCGTTCACCAGTGTACCTTACGTTTAAACGCCAAGACCCCCcgctag